Proteins encoded within one genomic window of Vidua macroura isolate BioBank_ID:100142 chromosome 2, ASM2450914v1, whole genome shotgun sequence:
- the PDXK gene encoding pyridoxal kinase isoform X1, whose product MEPECRVLSIQSHVVRGYVGNKAATFPLQVLGFEVDTVNSVQFSNHTGYAHWKGQVLNSDELHELYEGLKLNKVNQYDYVLTGYTRDTSFLAMVVDIVQELKQQNSNLVYVCDPVMGDKWNGEGSMYVPKDLLPVYRDKVVPVADIITPNQFEAELLTGRKIYTEKDALEVMDMLHAMGPETVVITSSDLQAPLGNDYLIALGSHRKTKADGTRITQRIRVESPKVDAVFVGTGDLFAAMLLAWTHKHPNNLKVACEKTVSAMQHVLQRTIKSAKVQAGEGNKPNSAQLELRMVQSKKDIENPEIIVKATVL is encoded by the exons ATGGAGCCGGAGTGCCGGGTGCTCTCCATCCAGAGCCACGTCGTCCGCGGCTATGTGGGCAACAAGGCGGCCACCTTCCCCCTGCAG GTTTTGGGATTTGAAGTTGATACGGTGAACTCTGTCCAGTTTTCAAACCACACAG GCTATGCCCACTGGAAGGGTCAGGTGTTGAATTCAGATGAGCTTCATGAACTTTACGAAGGACTGAAGCTGAACAAGGTCAACCAGTACGATTATGTGCTCACAG ggtATACAAGAGACACATCATTTCTTGCAATGGTGGTGGATATTGTCCAGGAGTTGAAGCAACAGAATTCTAACCTCGTGTATG tgtgtgATCCAGTGATGGGTGACAAGTGGAATGGAGAAGGCTCTATG tatGTGCCCAAGGATCTCCTGCCAGTCTACAGGGACAAAGTTGTACCTGTTGCAGATATAATCACTCCTAACCAGTTTGAAGCTGA GTTACTCACAGGCAGGAAGatttacacagaaaaagatGCACTGGAG GTAATGGATATGCTTCATGCCATGGGACCAGAGACTGTGGTGATCACAAGCTCAGATCTACAGGCACCTCTAGGAAACGACTACCTGATTGCTCTGGGAAGCCACAGAAAAA CTAAAGCAGATGGTACCAGGATAACACAAAGAATTCGAGTGGAGTCTCCCAAAGTGGATGCTGTCTTTGTTGGAACAGGAGACTTGTTTGCTGCTATGCTTCTGGCATGGACACACAAGCACCCAAACAATTTGAAG GTGGCATGTGAAAAGACTGTGTCAGCCATGCAGCACGTTCTGCAAAGGACCATTAAGAGTGCAAAAG TgcaagctggagaaggaaacaaaccaaactCAGCCCAGCTGGAACTGAGAATGGTCCAAAGCAAAAAGGACATAGAAAACCCAGAGATCATAGTGAAAGCCACCGTGTTATAA
- the PDXK gene encoding pyridoxal kinase isoform X2 — MNQDISYISLETGYAHWKGQVLNSDELHELYEGLKLNKVNQYDYVLTGYTRDTSFLAMVVDIVQELKQQNSNLVYVCDPVMGDKWNGEGSMYVPKDLLPVYRDKVVPVADIITPNQFEAELLTGRKIYTEKDALEVMDMLHAMGPETVVITSSDLQAPLGNDYLIALGSHRKTKADGTRITQRIRVESPKVDAVFVGTGDLFAAMLLAWTHKHPNNLKVACEKTVSAMQHVLQRTIKSAKVQAGEGNKPNSAQLELRMVQSKKDIENPEIIVKATVL, encoded by the exons aTGAACCAGGACATTTCCTACATTTCCTTGGAGACTG GCTATGCCCACTGGAAGGGTCAGGTGTTGAATTCAGATGAGCTTCATGAACTTTACGAAGGACTGAAGCTGAACAAGGTCAACCAGTACGATTATGTGCTCACAG ggtATACAAGAGACACATCATTTCTTGCAATGGTGGTGGATATTGTCCAGGAGTTGAAGCAACAGAATTCTAACCTCGTGTATG tgtgtgATCCAGTGATGGGTGACAAGTGGAATGGAGAAGGCTCTATG tatGTGCCCAAGGATCTCCTGCCAGTCTACAGGGACAAAGTTGTACCTGTTGCAGATATAATCACTCCTAACCAGTTTGAAGCTGA GTTACTCACAGGCAGGAAGatttacacagaaaaagatGCACTGGAG GTAATGGATATGCTTCATGCCATGGGACCAGAGACTGTGGTGATCACAAGCTCAGATCTACAGGCACCTCTAGGAAACGACTACCTGATTGCTCTGGGAAGCCACAGAAAAA CTAAAGCAGATGGTACCAGGATAACACAAAGAATTCGAGTGGAGTCTCCCAAAGTGGATGCTGTCTTTGTTGGAACAGGAGACTTGTTTGCTGCTATGCTTCTGGCATGGACACACAAGCACCCAAACAATTTGAAG GTGGCATGTGAAAAGACTGTGTCAGCCATGCAGCACGTTCTGCAAAGGACCATTAAGAGTGCAAAAG TgcaagctggagaaggaaacaaaccaaactCAGCCCAGCTGGAACTGAGAATGGTCCAAAGCAAAAAGGACATAGAAAACCCAGAGATCATAGTGAAAGCCACCGTGTTATAA